AGAGCTAAAAGAGATGGTAAATACTTAGAAAAATTAGGAATTTACAATCCTAACACCAATCCCGCAACTATCGAAGTTAATGTTGACCAAGCAGTAACCTGGTTAAACAATGGTGCACAACCAACAGAAACAGCGAAACGTATTTTATCGTATAAAGGCGTGCTTTTAAAGCATCATTTAGCAGGTGGTGTTCGTAAAGGTGCTTTAACTGAAGAGCAAGCAGAAGAAAAATTCAATGCTTGGTTAGAAGAAAAAGGTAAAATAGTGGGTTCTAAAGTTGGTGATTTAGATAAAGCTAAGGCTGATTCTAGAGCCGCTGCTTTAAAAGCAGAAAAAGAAGTAAATGAAAAACGTATTGCCGCTGCAATTCCAGAAGAAGTTGTTGAAACTCCTGAAGCTCCTCAACCAGAAACTGAAAATGCAGATACTACACCAATACCAACAGTAGTTGAAAAGGACGTTCTTGAAGAAACAGATGGTATTGCTGAAGCTCCAAGTGTTAAGGAGGTTATCGCAGATCAAAAAGAAGAGGACACAGATAAAAAAGCATAGCTTTTAAAAAACGATATGCTAAAGAAAGATTGTTTCTACTTAGGTAAAATCGTTTCAAAATATAGCTTTAAGGGCGAAGTGTTGATTAAATTAGACACGGATGAACCCGAAGAATACGAAAATTTGGAATCAGTATTTATTTCTTTAGGAAATAATCTGGTTCCATTTTTTATTAAAAAATCTAGCCTTCATAAATCAACACTACTTCGTGTTCGCTTTGAAGAACTAATAAATGAATCGGATGCGGACCGCGTTATGGGTTCGGAGATTTATTTGCCTTTAACCTTATTGCCAAAACTTACAGGTACTAAATTTTACTTTCATGAAATTATAGGCTTTACCCTTTTAGATAGTGTACACGGCGACATAGGTATCGTTGAGAGTGTAAATGATACTACTTCACAAGCCTTATTTGAAGTTAAAAAAGACGGAAAAGAACTACTTATCCCGATAAACGATCAGATTATTACCAAGGTAGATCGAGAGCTCAAAACCATTCATGTGACTACTCCAGAAGGTTTAGTTGATTTGTATATGAACAATTAAATTTTTTATTTGTCAATCTAGTTTGTCCTCTCCTTATTGGAAATTAATATGAGTATTTTCAAATTCAAACAATTCCAGTTACACCAAGATAAATGTGCTATGAAAATTGGTACTGATGGCGTGCTCTTGGGCGCCTGGGCTATGCTACCTAAAAACACTTTTTCTATTTTAGATATCGGTTCAGGAACAGGAGTTATCGCTTTAATGTTAGCACAGCGAAGTGCTGCTGAGAATATTGAAGCCATTGAGTTAGATGATGATGCTTTTGAACAGTGTACGGATAATTTTGAAAACTCTCCTTGGGCCGATCGACTATTCTGTTTTCACGCTGGGTTTGATGAATTTGTAGATGAATATACCGCTGAAACTCTCGATGAGTCAGACCTGTATAGTGTGGTTGTCTCCAATCCGCCATTTTATTCAGAAGCGGTAAGCAGTGGTAATACCTCTAGAGATGCTGCCCGCCAAAACGCATCCTTACCATTTGATGAATTGCTTTCCGGTGTATCTAAATTGTTGGCTCCTGAAGGTATTTTTTCTACGGTGATTCCTTTCAAAGAAGAAGTTGGTTTTATAGCCTTTGCTGAAAGTCAAATGCTTTTTCCTATAAGAATTACAAGAGTAAAAGGTCATAAAGATTCGGAAACCAAAAGAAGTCTTATCGCTTTTAGTTTTAAAAAAGAAGCTTTAGTTACGGATGAATTAGTGGTAGAAAATGAACGCCATGTATTTACGGATGAGTATATTGCGCTAACTAAAGATTTTTATCTAAAAATGTAACATTTAAGCATTGTGCTGTTATAAATCTTTAATTATCTTTGGTAAAAAGACAAAGCTATGCGTCCAGATTTATTTGAAGCCCCTGATTACTACAATATTGATGACCTTTTATCCGAAGAACATAAACTAGTTCGTGATGCCGCAAGGCAATGGGTAAAACGTGATGTTTCTCCCATTATAGAAGAATATGCCCAAAAAGCAGAATTTCCTAAACAAAT
The sequence above is drawn from the Cellulophaga sp. Hel_I_12 genome and encodes:
- a CDS encoding 30S ribosomal protein S16; amino-acid sequence: MPVKIRLQRHGKKGKPFYWVVAADARAKRDGKYLEKLGIYNPNTNPATIEVNVDQAVTWLNNGAQPTETAKRILSYKGVLLKHHLAGGVRKGALTEEQAEEKFNAWLEEKGKIVGSKVGDLDKAKADSRAAALKAEKEVNEKRIAAAIPEEVVETPEAPQPETENADTTPIPTVVEKDVLEETDGIAEAPSVKEVIADQKEEDTDKKA
- a CDS encoding tRNA1(Val) (adenine(37)-N6)-methyltransferase, with translation MKIGTDGVLLGAWAMLPKNTFSILDIGSGTGVIALMLAQRSAAENIEAIELDDDAFEQCTDNFENSPWADRLFCFHAGFDEFVDEYTAETLDESDLYSVVVSNPPFYSEAVSSGNTSRDAARQNASLPFDELLSGVSKLLAPEGIFSTVIPFKEEVGFIAFAESQMLFPIRITRVKGHKDSETKRSLIAFSFKKEALVTDELVVENERHVFTDEYIALTKDFYLKM
- the rimM gene encoding ribosome maturation factor RimM (Essential for efficient processing of 16S rRNA), whose product is MLKKDCFYLGKIVSKYSFKGEVLIKLDTDEPEEYENLESVFISLGNNLVPFFIKKSSLHKSTLLRVRFEELINESDADRVMGSEIYLPLTLLPKLTGTKFYFHEIIGFTLLDSVHGDIGIVESVNDTTSQALFEVKKDGKELLIPINDQIITKVDRELKTIHVTTPEGLVDLYMNN